A stretch of DNA from Ovis aries strain OAR_USU_Benz2616 breed Rambouillet chromosome 17, ARS-UI_Ramb_v3.0, whole genome shotgun sequence:
ATTCATTCACGCATTCATTCCAAAAACATGTCTGGAACACTTATATGTGACACCAAATTTACCTGCTGCAGCTTGTACCCCTGGCACTGAACCACTGCCCCTCCGTGGACACAGTCCTTTGGGGGCAAGGGCCCAGGACAGGAGGAGAATTGTACTGAAAGCCAATAGGAGCCAGCCTCCAAGGAGCATTGCAGCTGAAACCtgccaggaagagagaggagggacaGTGTCGACTGGGGTGGGGCAGTCATGCACTCCCTCTGCTTAACTGATCAGCTGCTGAGTCCTCAAAACCCCACAAGGTCTATGCTACTATTATCCCTGTTTTgtggttgttattgttcagtcactaagtcatgtctgactctttgcaaccctatggactgtagcatgccaggcttccctgtccctcattatctccctgagtttgctcaaactcatgtccattgagtcagtgataccatctaaccatctcatcctctgtcgtccccttctcctcctgacctcagtctttcccagcatcagggtcttttccaatgagtcggctcttcacatcaggtggccaaagtattggagcttcagcttcagcaccagtccttctaaagaatattcagagttgacttcctttaggattggctggtttaatctccttgctgcctAAGACACTCGCAAGAGTCGTCTTCAGcactacagctcaaaagcatcaattcttcagtgctcagcctttgttatggtccaactctcaaagccgtacatgactactggaaaaaccatagctttgactatatggacctttggcagcacagtgatgtctctgctttttaatatgctatctaggttgtcatagctttccttccaaggagcaagcgtcttttaatttcatggctgcggtcacagtccacagtgattttggagcccaagaaaataaacctgtcactgcttccactttttccccttctatttgccatgaagtgatgggactggatgccgtgatcttagtttttctcatggtgttttaagccagctttttcactctcctttttcaccctcatcaagaggctcttcttcactttctgccattaaagtggtatcatctgcatatctgaggttgttgataattctcctggcaaccttgattccagcttttgattgATCCAGCCTTGGCATTtcgaatgatgtactctgtatacaaccttggttccctggtggctcagatggtaaagtgtttgcctgcaatgagggagatgttcaatccctgggtcgggaagatcccctggaggaggaaatggcaacccactccagtactcttgcctggaaaattccatggactgaggagcctggaaggctacagtccctgagatctcaaagagtcggacacaactgagtgacttcactctgtatacaaGATGTACTTTGTTTTACATATAAACAAACCGGATTATAAGGAGTTGGAGTCATTTGCCTCAGGGCACACAGCTAATtaaaccctcagttcagttcagttcagtcgctcagtccgactctttgcgaccccatgaatcacagcacgccaggcctccctgtccatcaccatctcccggagttcactcagactcacgtccatcgagtccgtgatgccatccagccatctcatcctcagttgtccccttctcctcctgcccctaattcctcccagcatcagagtcttttccaatgagtcaactcttcgcatgaggtggccaaagtactggagtttcagctttagcatcactccttccaaagaaatcccagggttgatctccttcagaatggactggttggatctccttgcagtccaagggactctcaagagtcttctccaacaccacagttcaaaagcatcaattcttctgcgctctgccttcttcacagtccaactctcacatccatacatgaccacaggaaaaaccataaccttgactagacggaccttagtcggcaaagtaacgtctctgcttttgaatatgctatctaggttggtcataacttttcttccaaggagtaagtgtcttttaatttcatggctgcagtcatcatctgcagggattttggagcccaaaaaataaattaagcccTAGAGATAGAATTAAGACCTGCATTTAccaccttccctggtagctcagacagtaaagcgtctgcctacaatgtgggagacccagattcgatccctgggtcgggaagatcccctggagaaggaaatggcaacccactccagtactcttgcctggaaaatcccatggactgaggaccctggtaggctacagtccatgggggtcacaaagagttggatatgactgagtgacttcacttcactttaccaCCTTACCTTCTCTTTACTGAATACCTGCTATAGAGCAGGGTCACCAAGAGAGGCACCTTTGCATTGGTTTTGGAGGCTGTGTAATCTCCCttagatgggcttcccaagtggcatagtggcaaagaatccacctgcaagagTCCCTGGGGTCAAAAGGAGTCGGACtggactaagcacgcacacagtCTTGCTTAGAGGTGCTGAACTGGGAGTCCCAACCCATTGTCCCGATTGTTGAATTGGTAATTCGCATCAAAACAGAGACGTTTGACATCTTAGCCGTGGTTTTCAAACCTAGCGGTGCTTAGAGGGTGACCAGTAGGTGTGTATAGGTTATGCACTGCACAACTCTAGGAGACGCCTTTGGGAGCCATCACAGAAATGCCTATTGATTACAGTAAGTCTCCAGCAGATGGCAGTACAGTGTCCTGAGGAAGGGGCACCATTTCCTAATTCGTATAAAAGCACTGCATGGGTCAGCAGCTGCCTTCAGAATCACCCTAGGTGTTTGCTAAAATTCACATAGCCAGACTCCACCCCACACCTACAGAGTCAGAAGTTGGAAGGGAGGTGGGCAGaacttggccttttttttttttctttttttttttttttgcgctgATGCATTTGAGAATGCCCTGCTCCCGACCCCTCGAAACTACAGTAAATTGACAAGTCCACGTCTCACCTTCCAGGCGAAGTCAGGAATATCATCCAGGGACTGGAAGGTCCCACAGCTCTGGTTCCAGCTGTCACCTTGAGGCCAGGAGCAGTAGGCGAGGACACCGAAGGAGAaggtggtggtctggaaccaggCAGGGGAGACGAGGCTGACGGCCGAGATGCAGGTGAGGGAAAGCCCCAGAGCTGCCCACACAGTGCCCACCATCAGGGCATGTCAGTGACCTAGGAGTCAACAGACAAGGTTTGTGGAAGGAGTAAAACGGGGTCTGGAAAGGATGTCCCCGTTTTTCCCACCAGCCAGCCATCTGGTCCTGTCTTTGGATCCCAGGTCATTAGCCTCGCTTTGGCCTGGGACGCACTGGGAGGTCTTCATAACTGGAGTGGAGCTCCTCCCTAACACATTCTGGAAGTCGAAACTCCAGATTTTGGAATAAACGTTAGTGCTTACACAGACTTTGGCACACAACCAGTCCTCCTGGGAAATGAACATCGCTGGTCCATGCAAGCCCCCTCTCGTGTCTTGCTCATTTATTCgtctgtttcttcattcattcactctgcCTATCACGCCTTGCACTGTCCCTGAGGCCTGCTTCTACAGAGAGAGAGGGCCTTTCTCAAAATCACACACAGATGTTGGGTTTCTAGCAACCACCCTGCTCATCAGCTGCCTCCTCCCAATCTCTGACCATTatttaatgtttatctttttgtttgGAGGTATTTTTGCAAAACGGATACTGTTCAGTCTGTGTGTATTTTCCATGTGCATAAATGGCATTGCTTTATTGCTGTTTTATGTGTTGTCACAGAGGTCAGGTGGCACCTGGACTCATCCTTAAATGTCTCTAAATCATAGGATGCCAAGAGTTATTTAGTTTTCAATTCTTCTTCAACCCTTCAAGGAGAAAGTTTCTGTAAGAGCTGCAGGGTCTTAAACACCCCCCAGTCatctgtcagtctcctctgttgAAAGACGGGGAGCCTTGAGGAGGCAACGGAGTGTAGTGAGGCTTGGGGGATGAGGTTGGACTTTTCTTCTATTTGTTGTAAtgcttttattctatttattagttatctatttgacATTTAAATTTATGTTAATGAGAACTCGAGTAGCTTTCAAGTTGGGTcttaccaaaataataataagagtGTTGGAGGAGGAGGCTAACGCAGGAAGGTGGTTTGCTAATAGCCAAAGTTGTCATTGATGGTCAGAAGCAAGGTCCAGAAGGGCTGAGGCAGCCCAGGGACACCCAGGGTCAGAAGCCACTGAGCCAACCAAGGACATCGACACGGACCTTCCAGGACCAATGCTCTTCAACCTTGGGTTTCACTTTGGGACCCTAAGCCCAGCCAGCACATTACACTTGGCTAGAGTCCTGGGCTTGGAGGCCAGCCAGTCCCTCTAGCAtatcccagctgtgtgacttggagCAAGTTACCCCGttgccctgggcctcagtttctccgggcctcagtttctccatctgtaaaagcAGATTCTAAATCCAGGGGGCAGATGGTGTTGGGTTCAATCACTGAGCAGGGCGATGAGGTAGAAAGAAACACACGAACCACCACGCTTCCCCGGGGTGACCTCGGAGAGGTCACCTCATCTCTCTGGAAATGGGGCCATCGGGGTTGTTGTGAAAGTTCTTGGGGGTCAGATGCAGCTGGGTTGCAGGGAGAGGGGGCTGAGCTAAGCCTGAGAAGGGAGGTTGGGGTTAGGTGGCACACACATATTATTCCCAAGCTTAGAAAAACCTCCTGGCAGCCAGCCAGCAAATAAGATGCAGTGCCTTGAAGTGAGGGAGAGTGGGtttgttgtgttggtttttttttttttccctacactgAAATCAGCCTCAACTTTGGGGTTGGCAGGATCCCGAGAGGGGTGTAATTCCAGCCAGGAAGCTGGGGAGCCCAGAGCAGACTGAGGCCCGCGATTTTGCCTCTCTCTGGCTGCCCCAGTGCCTCTCCAGGCATTTCTGACCTTGAAAAGAGTTTTGTTCTCCAGATAATATGctcagtgtcacctgggaaaatCACACCAACCATCCAGGTGCCCAGAAACTTAAATGAGGCATTATAACCCGAAACCACATCCGGCCGGGTTCCAATTAGCTGGAATTCACCTAAGGGAAACTTGAAAGGGATTGGATATTTTCTCCTCCAGCTCGGTGCTTTGCTGCTCAAGGCAGTTGACAATTCTTGAGCACTCATCAAGGCCCATTCTAAACCCTTTCAGTGTCTCATTCAGTTTAAGCCTCACGGTTCCCCCATGGTAGGGTAGGTACTACTTTTATCtgagttcccattttacagatgacaaaatgaAGCCTCAGGAAGTGAGCAGTGGACCAGGGTCTCAAACTCAGGGAATGGGGCTGCTGACTCTGAGCCCTAAACCCAGAGTGGTATTAAGGAATTCGTTTAAAGTCAAATACCCCAGCGTTTTTCAGGGACTACCCAGGGTTAAAGTTTGGTCAACCCTCTCCCCTGCTCAGGCCAGGGAGCCTGGATGGGCTCAGGGGAGCCATGCACAGCCGTGGCAGGAGGGGACCTGGGACTTGGGGGTTTAGAGGTGGCTACTAGTGTCTTACTATGTCCTTATAAGTCCCTTCCTCATTCTGGCATCCATGCGTCCTCATCCGTCAATTGGAAGGAgttgatcattcattcattcagtcagctTTTGTGACCTTCATAGATACAGCAGGGAACAAACATTGTGCCTGCCCTCGAGGAACTTAGGGTTTGGAGGGCAAGACAGGGAAACAAGAGAGAACAGTATggtccatccgtccatccactCAACAAATTTACTGAGTATCTCCTATGTTCTAAGAACTATTCTAGTGCTGGGGATTTAGTAGtgaggaaaacagacaaaaacgactgtcctcatggagcttacagtcccgtaagagagagagaaacaataaGGAAATAAGTCAGCATGTAAGATGCCTGATGTAGGGACTTCTCTAGAGGTCTAGTGCCTTGAGGCCCTGTACTTCCGTtgctgggggcacaggtttgatccctggtcagggagctagggtGTCATATGCAGTGGGCAAGGCCAAAACAAAAGGATGCCTGATGTAAATAAGTGCcacagagaaaaatgaagccaGGAAGGGAGATGGTGAATGAATAGGGAAGGGTcatggaaacagggagagagggaggcttTGTAGGCAATGACAGATCTTTGGCTTTTAATTTCTGAGTTAGATGGGGAGTCTGTGGGTGGTCTTGAGCAGAGGTGGGACATGACTTGCCTCGGTGTTTTAAAAAGGTCAGCTCTGGCTGCTGGGTggagaagaggcagaagagagggcAAGGGAGAAGGAACCAGGAAGCAATTTCAGTGGGTCAGGTGAGAAACAGTCAGTGGGTCAGATAGAGAAGAGAcagggagggcaggggcagaTTTGGGATCTGCGTTGAAGGTCAAAGGTAGGTCCAGCCAACTGGATTTGCTTATGGACTGAACTTGGAGTGTGAGGGACAGTGGGGAGGCAAAGATGCCTCCAGGGCTTTTGACCTTGGCACCTGGGACAGGCGAGCTGTCCTTACCTGAGACGGGGAAGCTGCGGGAGGGGCCGGTTTGTTAGGAGAAGGGAAGCTCTCTGAGCGTGGTGAAGTCTGAGATGTGTATTTCACCAAGCCATCAATCAATGGAGGCAAACAGACACAATGTCACACCAAGGGACAGCCCAGGACGCCATTGGGGGCAGGCGCAGAGCAGGGGCCCCTGGGGGCCAGGTGGACATCCAGGCTGGAATCTGAAGACACTCGAGTCAGGGTTGGGGCAGGACGCTGAGCCGCACCCCTTGTCTCATCCTCCCAGCCGCACAGCCTGCTCAGCCCTGGCTGCTCGTGCGTTTCCAGCTCCGGTACAAGTTGGCCGTGTGCACTGGGTCAAACTGTGATGTAATGTAATGACTCCAAGCTTTTGTTTCCCCATTGCagtggactgaatgtttgtgtgcctcctaatttatatgttgaaattctacCCCCAACGGTGATGCTGGAAAAAGGTGAGCCTTCAGGAggagatgaggtcatgagggtggagcttcCATGAGGCTTAGGAAAGAGAGCCCAGAGACCACCCTCGTCCCTTCTGCCACGTGAGAACGTagcaagaagacagccatctgtaTATCAGGAAGCGGGCTCTCACTAAACACAAAAATCTCCCTGATGTTGGAATTCCTAGCCTCTGGAACTgacagaaataaatttatgttggtTATAAGCCACGTAAGCTATGCCACTTTGTATATAGCAGCCTGGATAGACTAAAACGTCCACCCCCAGAAGGATGGCTACATCCTAGACCAGGGGGACTTAACCTTCTGGAGGTGACGGAGTCCtttgaaaatatgatttaaaagcaTGTCTGCATTCTTTATGCAGACCtacttgtacacacacacacacacacacacacacacacacacacactactgtaaTTTCAGGGGCTCGTGGACCCTTAAAGCTCATTATAGCTTCCGGACAATACTTTCCTCTCCCCCTAGTCTTGACCTCACCTCCCTTTTCTCTCCAGACTCACCTACTTCAGGTCAAGACCCTCCAGTGTGGCTACTTCTCAGGCTCCAGTTTTGAATGTAAGTCTGTGACTTGGTAACAGGTGTCCTGCCGTTTGAAGGAAACAGGCTGGTGAACAAAGCCCAGGTGTGCGATAAGCTGgcctgtgtgtgttttccttcccAGTTTCTTAAACCGACAACCTGTCTGTCACTGGACTGCTGGCTGGGCTGGGCAAAGAGAGAAAAGCCAGCCTCAAATCAGAATGGGGTGAGGGTGTGGTGTTTCCAGGGCAGCAGAAGGTGTGAATAGGGATTAACCGAGATTAAACGCCAGGTGTTGAAATTCTTGCCATTGTACTCTCTGCCTTTCTGCCTTGGTAATTCTAGTTGAGGGATATTTCTCTGGGATCTGAATATCCACCCTGCGGgctgtgaacttccagagagTAGGTTCTAGATCTGAAAAGCCTTTATCCAGTAGGTGCTTGTCTTGTCTTTTGCTGTAAATGATGGAAGTGCAGCTCCAACCAGCTCAACAAGAAATGAGAAATGTATCGGTTTGCATAACTGAAAATTCTGTGGGACAGCTTCAGGCACAGCTGGCTCCAGGTGAACAAGCAGCGgcccccctctctctttctctccatctctcggCTCTGTTCCGGCCGAGTTGAGTTTACTCTCAGGGAGATTCTGTCTCACAGTGTTGGTTTCTGGTGCCTCCAGGCTTAGCaaccctggagaaaagaaagctcTTCTTCACACACAGTGGCTGCAATTACTGTGATTAACTCTCACTGGAAGACATGGGTCCCATCCATGAACCGAAGACTGTGGCCAGGGAAATGGGATCCTCTAATGGGCTGGACCTAGGACCTGGGCTCAAGGGTTAGGGGTCGAGGGTGGGAGACTGGGGATGAGAGCAGGTGTGTCCTGACGTCAACCACACTGGAACCACATGAACTAAATAAAGGTGGGCCGTGGGGTGGTTTCTAGGAGGAAAACCAGGTGCTGTGCAGAGGATGGGGAAATGGATGCTGGGCAGGTGAGATGCATTCATGGCATCACTCTGAGGCCGTAAATGCTGACACGACAAGTGAGACACACGGGAAGCAGGAGGACTGAGGCTGAGActcaagtcccagctctgccactcactctTCGTGTGGCCTTAGAGCATCTCTGCTTTACTGGGCCTTCGTCTTTCCACTGTAAAATGAGGGCGTCTGGAATACAAGGTTTTGGAGAGATGATTGCcaggggtttttttcccccctcctacTCATTCAGtcatatatttattctcttttttctttcaatcaaTATTTGTGGAAGGGCTTCGGGGTTAGTCTCAACTGGATCTGAATCCCAGTCTGATTTCTGTCAGGCGTGATTGTTACGCCTTCTCAAGTGTGCTTAGCTGTGTCCTTCCCGGCCACCCAGCAGCCctggatgccatccagcctccaCTCGCCTCCCCCCGCAGGCGG
This window harbors:
- the LHFPL7 gene encoding LHFPL tetraspan subfamily member 7 protein translates to MVGTVWAALGLSLTCISAVSLVSPAWFQTTTFSFGVLAYCSWPQGDSWNQSCGTFQSLDDIPDFAWKVSAAMLLGGWLLLAFSTILLLSWALAPKGLCPRRGSGSVPGVQAAAAIATIVGLLVFPVSLASPFAKEACVASSMYHGGQYQLGWGYVTAILSAVLASLLPVIRRPHVTEVQWRTIFFSSDTGSVILAPETTK